A single Triticum dicoccoides isolate Atlit2015 ecotype Zavitan chromosome 2A, WEW_v2.0, whole genome shotgun sequence DNA region contains:
- the LOC119354286 gene encoding WAT1-related protein At5g64700-like: MGGAGGAKAYGAVVLIRVMYSGMHIMSKIALDQGMNPFVFVFYRHTTAALVLIPIAFALERQKTKPVTLKIAGKMFVHALYGVTACGVLFNLGLNYASATSSSALYNVQPVVTFILAVIIGMESMKLKKLHGNLKVAGILCCVAGVTVLAFYEGPMFRSFNHHRLFQHGSSNSSSGSGTYSKNQWVFGIFLMTLSNILAGLWTVLQGPLIEDTSKLMNTTLQISCASVQAFVVAVAAERDFSKWKIGWNISLAAIIYSGVIVTALSYYMQMWTIAKRGPVFLAMSMPLTLIFTIIISSFVLGEAVSLGSIIAGILLIGGLYNVLWGKNMERKDDDTNKMGGGKPAQELQDKEQARVPDDAAAKV; this comes from the exons GCGGCGCCAAGGCTTACGGCGCGGTGGTTCTCATCAGGGTCATGTACTCCGGCATGCACATCATGAGCAAGATTGCGCTGGATCAGGGCATGAACCCCTTCGTCTTCGTCTTCTACCGTCATACCACCGCCGCGCTCGTGCTCATCCCTATCGCTTTTGCTCTGGAGAG GCAAAAGACTAAACCTGTGACGTTGAAGATTGCAGGGAAGATGTTCGTGCACGCCTTGTATGG GGTAACCGCATGTGGCGTCTTATTTAACCTTGGTCTCAACTATGCGTCCGCGACATCATCGTCGGCGTTGTACAATGTTCAACCGGTGGTTACCTTCATCTTAGCGGTCATAATTGG GATGGAGTCTATGAAGCTGAAGAAGCTCCATGGCAACCTAAAAGTGGCAGGCATTCTCTGCTGCGTCGCCGGCGTCACGGTGCTGGCCTTCTACGAGGGGCCAATGTTCAGATCTTTCAACCATCACCGGCTCTTCCAGCAcggcagcagcaacagctcctCCGGATCAGGAACCTACTCCAAGAACCAGTGGGTATTTGGGATTTTCCTCATGACACTCTCCAACATTTTAGCAGGCTTGTGGACTGTGCTTCAG GGGCCACTGATAGAGGACACTTCCAAGCTTATGAATACCACACTGCAGATCTCATGCGCGTCGGTCCAGGCCTTCGTGGTGGCTGTCGCAGCCGAGAGGGATTTCTCCAAGTGGAAGATCGGCTGGAATATTAGTCTCGCCGCTATCATCTACAGC GGCGTGATCGTGACCGCGCTTTCGTACTACATGCAAATGTGGACGATCGCCAAGAGGGGGCCGGTGTTCCTCGCCATGTCCATGCCGCTCACTCTGATCTTCACAATCATCATATCTTCGTTCGTTTTAGGAGAGGCAGTTAGCCTAGGAAG TATAATTGCTGGGATACTACTGATTGGAGGCCTGTACAACGTACTGTGGGGGAAAAACATGGAGAGAAAAGACGACGACACGAACAAGATGGGTGGCGGTAAACCTGCCCAGGAGCTGCAAGACAAGGAGCAGGCCCGAGTGCCGGATGATGCGGCGGCAAAGGTCTGA